Part of the Ornithinimicrobium flavum genome, GCACGGGGTCGAGGTCCGGCGGAGGCGCAGCCTGGGGGTCCGGCGCAGGCCCAGGCCGGGGACCCGGTGGCGGGGCAGCCGGGGGGCCCGCCTGAGGGTGGGGCCGCGGGTCCGGCCGCGCCTGGGGCCGAGGGTGGGGCCGCAGGTCCGGCCGGGGAGACCCGGGCCGGTGGAGGGCCGGAGGTCGGTGACCTGCCGGGCCATCGGAGCGACCCGTCGCTGGTCGGGGTCCGCCCGGAGGCCGGGGCGGCGACCGAGGAGGACCTCGACCGTGAGCTGCGGACGCTGGTCGAGCAGGAGCTGGCCCAGCGCGACCACCCGGAGGGCAACGACCGGACGCCGCCGGGTCCGTCGGGGCCGACCGACCAGCCCGACGAGCCTGCCGCGCCGCGGGAGCGCGGTGAGGTCGTGGTCGTCTGGGGTGCCTACGGGAGCCCGGGACGCACCACCGTCGCCGTCAACCTAGCGGCCGAGCTCGCCGGGGTCCTGGACCCGGTCGTGCTCGTGGACGCCGACACGTACGGCGCCTCGGTCGCGCAGGCCCTGTCCGTCCTGGACGAGGCCCCCGGGCTGGCCGCCGTCTGTCGTGCGGCCGACCAGGGCACCCTCGACGAGCTGGCGCTCGACCGGCACGCGCCGGAGGTCAGGCCCGGGCTGCGGGTGCTCACCGGCCTGCCCCGGCCGGACAGATGGCCGGAGATCCGGGAGAGCGCCCTGCTCGACGTGCTCGAGCAGGCCCGTGCGGTCGCCCGGTGGGTCGTCGTCGACGTGGCACCCCTGGTGGAGCAGGACGAGGAGCTCTCCTTCGACACCGCCGCACCGCGCCGCAACGGAGCCACCCTGACCGCCCTGCAGGCCGCCGACCGGGTGGTGGTCGTGGGCGCCGGCGACCCGTTGGGCCTGCAGCGGCTGGTGCGGGCGCTCGATGCGCTGGAGGAGCACAGCCGCTCCCCGCGGACGGTCGTCGTCACGCGGGTGCGCCCCGGGCCGGTTGGTCCTGAGCCCGGGCGTCGCATCGGGGAGGCGCTCCAGCGCTTCGCCGGGGTCGGACGCGTCGTGCTGGTCCCGGAGGACCGGGAGTCCCTGGACGCGGCCATGCTGCACGGGCAGGCGCTGGTCGAGGCCCGCCCGGCGGGTCCTGCACGGCAGGCCGTCGCCCGGCTGGCGGCCGAGGTCGCGGGGCACGTGCCGGGGCGGGCGACCGGCAGGGCGACCGGCCGTGGCGGGGGTCGCCGGCTGCTGCCGTGGCGTGGTGGCCGCGGCCCTGCGCAGCGCTGAGAGCGGCCCCGGACCGGCCCAGCCCCTCCTGCCTGGCACGGTCGGCGGAGTCGTCTGCGACGATGGTGCCGGAGCAGACCGAGGCGCGCAGGACCGGCGCGACCACGAGGTGACGAGGAGGCCACCGGTGACCACTGTGCGGTGCTACGTGCCGTTGAGCGCTGAGCAGCTCAGCCAGCTCCACGACGAACGGCGGCTTCCCGGCCCCCTGCGTGCGACGGCCGTGACGAGGTCGGTGCGGGCGTCGCAGCCGGGGGCCGACAGCGAGGAGTGGGAGCACGTCGCGATCCAGGCGGCGGCCCGGGGCCTGGTCGCCGACGGCCTGCCCGTGATCGTGGCGGCGGTCGACCTGGTCGACACCGAGGTCGACGCCACCAGGGCGGAGGGCCCGCAGGTGAGGGTGGGCGAGGTCATCCTGCCGCGGGTGGCCGCGCTGCACGTGGGTGATGACGTGGTGACCTCCGATCCCTCCACCCTCCCTCCTCCCGGCGGCGAGGAGGAGATCGAGCTGTCGTGGTACGACACCACCGAGATCGCCCACGTGGTCGAGCTGGTCGCGGCCCTGGTGACCGGCGCGCAGGACCAGGCGCCCCTCATACCTCCCGATCCCGCGACCTGATCCCACGACCCACGAGACCGACGACGA contains:
- a CDS encoding AAA family ATPase, whose translation is MSLPLVTGVAPRWDAATATLASSAAEVHLVRRCADVSELVGVAAAGLARVALVSSDLRGLDRSVVDRLGDAGVLVVALHPPGEQEAARRLRRWGLPCVLPADLTVAQLDEAVLELQLAGSAGERAGPAARGRGPAEAQPGGPAQAQAGDPVAGQPGGPPEGGAAGPAAPGAEGGAAGPAGETRAGGGPEVGDLPGHRSDPSLVGVRPEAGAATEEDLDRELRTLVEQELAQRDHPEGNDRTPPGPSGPTDQPDEPAAPRERGEVVVVWGAYGSPGRTTVAVNLAAELAGVLDPVVLVDADTYGASVAQALSVLDEAPGLAAVCRAADQGTLDELALDRHAPEVRPGLRVLTGLPRPDRWPEIRESALLDVLEQARAVARWVVVDVAPLVEQDEELSFDTAAPRRNGATLTALQAADRVVVVGAGDPLGLQRLVRALDALEEHSRSPRTVVVTRVRPGPVGPEPGRRIGEALQRFAGVGRVVLVPEDRESLDAAMLHGQALVEARPAGPARQAVARLAAEVAGHVPGRATGRATGRGGGRRLLPWRGGRGPAQR
- a CDS encoding DUF6912 family protein; the protein is MTTVRCYVPLSAEQLSQLHDERRLPGPLRATAVTRSVRASQPGADSEEWEHVAIQAAARGLVADGLPVIVAAVDLVDTEVDATRAEGPQVRVGEVILPRVAALHVGDDVVTSDPSTLPPPGGEEEIELSWYDTTEIAHVVELVAALVTGAQDQAPLIPPDPAT